In Humulus lupulus chromosome 6, drHumLupu1.1, whole genome shotgun sequence, a single genomic region encodes these proteins:
- the LOC133782468 gene encoding uncharacterized protein LOC133782468 — MEAPQKKNLLMGYLLLMVLLFISGVQAWTGEIHGRVVCDVCGDSSIGPEDHVLEGAEVAVLCITKSGEVLNYQAFTNAKGIYTVAETMPESDRWDACLARPISSFHEHCTHLGEGSSGVKFGYTHPSGYSHTVRTFVYRPASVPTYCI; from the exons ATGGAAGCTCCGCAAAAGAAGAATCTGCTGATGGGTTATCTTCTTTTGATGGTATTATTATTCATTTCTGGTGTACAAGCTTGGACCGGCGAGATCCATGGTAGAGTCGTCTGTGATGTCTGTGGTGATTCCTCAATTGGACCTGAAGATCATGTTCTTGAAG GTGCTGAAGTAGCTGTTCTTTGCATCACAAAATCTGGGGAAGTTCTAAATTACCAGGCATTCACTAATGCTAAGGGAATATACACAGTGGCGGAGACAATGCCCGAGAGCGACCGCTGGGATGCGTGCCTGGCACGACCTATAAGCAGCTTCCATGAGCACTGCACTCATCTTGGTGAAGGCAGCTCAGGAGTGAAGTTCGGTTATACTCATCCATCAGGTTACTCTCACACTGTTAGGACTTTCGTATATCGACCTGCCAGTGTCCCGACATACTGTATTTGA